A region of the Methylobacterium nodulans ORS 2060 genome:
CGTGAAGCTGGCGCCTAACGGCATCCAAATCAGCTGGGAAAAAGGCGGACCGGGCGAAGGAAGCTGTTCAGACTGTTCGTACCCGGTCCGCCATCCGACGCCGACACGCGGGGGCGGGCTCGGCGCGGCACTTCTGTGAACTACACCGAATCCGGGCAGCTTGCGAGACAAAAGTCGAAAGCGGCACGCGCTCGTCAGGCCGATCCGGGTCTTTCCCCCGATTGCCACCTGTCGTCAGCTGCGGATCCAGCTTGCAGCGGTGATAATCCCCGATACTGCGGTGCCGCAAAAATGATGCATTTCTGCCACGCTGAGGCGCCGATGCCATCGAGCTAGGCTATTCCGGCTGTCCTTTCGCGCAAAGCTGTAGGATATTCGAATCGTTCAGACACGAGGTAGGGCCGTAAGGGGGCGCTCGGACGCTGTCTAAGAAGATCGCGACCTAATAGTCGATCAGAGACATCGAGCCGGGGCTACGGGGCGGACGCCTTAAATTCAGATGTGGGACGCCAAATGACAAAGAACTGGCTTGTTGCCGGCGCGGCTGCGCTGACGATGGGTATGACGGCGACAGTATCGTACGCCCAGACTACCACAGTCCCTGGTGAGCAGGTCGGTCTCGCCGTCGGCGCTCCGCTGCCTGAAGGTGTCTATGCGATCGACACTTTCCTGTATCGGATGACGCCGGACACGGGGCCCAGCGCCTTGCCGGTGGATGTCGGCGTCAACATTCCGGTCCTCGTGTGGTCGACGCCGTGGCAGCCGCTCGGCGGCCGGATTGAGGCGGTAGTTGCTCCGCCTACCGTCTTTGCGTTCGGCAAGAACGGCGGCCCCAATGGCATCCGCGACCTGTCGATCAACGTCGGCACCTTCGTGGGCGGCATCTGGGCGTTCGATCTCGGCAACAACTTCGGCGTCAGCTTGCTCGGCGGCGCCTACCTCAACGAACTGAACGGCGACCGCGGCGTGCTGGTGAACAACGCCGGTGCCTTCGTCGCCGCGCCCGTCCTTCCGCAGCTCGCCTCGAACACCTACCGCTTCGGCATCGCGGGCAGCTACACCGGCGATGGCTGGAACCTGACGGCGAACCTGACGGCGAATATCTATGACTCGCCAGCCAAGTTCCCCGGCCTCAACACGCCGGGCTTCGGTAACACCCGCGGTCCGTTCATCATCTCCGACGCGCTGAACCTCGACCTTACCGCCACGAAGAAGTTCGGCAAGTTCGAGATTGGTGCGATCGGCTACGGCACCTACAACTTCGACATCAGCGCCAGAAGCGTGGCCGCTATCATCAATGGCGGCCCGGGTCGGGGGCGCTTCGCCCTCGGCGGTCTCATCGGCTACGATTTCGGACCCTTCACGGCCCAGGTCTACGCCGCCCGCGACGTCGTCACATCTCTCCCGCGCGGCGAGAACACCGAAGTGTGGGGCCGCGTCATCGTCCCGCTCTACACGGCAGCTGCGGCTCCGGCGCCGGCTCCGGCACCGATTATCCGCAAGTACTGATCAGCTCTTCGGCTTCTGCCTGAGCAAGACCCACACTGTTGTCAGTGTGGGTCTATTGCTATGTATGGCCTCCCATGCTGAGAGGTGACCCGATTTACCAGCGCCTCATAAATCGGATTGATCACGCGGCTCGGGTTGCGATCGTTACCCAGGAGCTGCGCGCAGGGGGGATCTCCGATCCTGCGGACATTGCCGCAGTTCTGAATGCTCGTGGCATCCCTGACGTGCGTGGTCGGGCATGGACCCTTCTCGAGGTGCTCCGCTTCGACAAGCGTCCGAAGGATAGAAGAATACCGCTGAAGTGCGCTTACTGGAATCAAAGGGCGCAGAGGCAGTCTACAAAATCGGAATAGGTACTCGGCTGCCGACACGAATCAACAGATCCGGCGCCGTCCGGCTGATCGTGTCGGTCACGTAGGGCGCGCGAGGTGCACATAGGGCTTCTCGAGCCTGCGGATGCCCGAGCGCCGTGATCAGCGCCGATCGTTCAAGCAGATACCACCGCCAGCGCGCTGCGCGAGCACGGCAATCGATGCGGAAGGTTGATCTCGTCGAGCCCATCCGCGCCGAGGCCACCCGCGTCAGCCAACGCCTTCTGACGTTCACGCAGATTGAGGGTAGCCAACGTTTGGCATCGCTGCCTGCTCGCTGGCGGTGGACTCGTAGAACTCACCGATAGTGGGCTGGTCAGCGGTCCCGAACTCTCACACTGGGATCCCGCAGTACCGCCACGGCTTGTGCCCCCGGATCGTCCAGAGGTGTTTCTTCAGGTAGTCGGCCCGCACCTCCAGGACCGGGTCGGTGCACGGCATCAGCACGCCCGACCAGTCGCTGCGATTCGCGCCGGACTAAGGGTGGACCCCAAACAGCGTCAAAGCGCCCAGCCGAGCCGGTCAGCCTCAGGTCCGAAATCGTTCACGAACCGTCGGCAGTTCGCCAGCGTCTCGACCCATTCGTCTGGCCTGAACCCGGGGCATGGCGGCTGGCCCGGTGACAGACTGGCGAGCCCGCGGCTCCATTCGAGGACGGTGGGGGAGGGGGCGTTGAGCGTGGCCGAGTCGGACATGGCGGGACGCGGCCTGCGGGCGAGGCCGCGCGCCAACACCCGCCGGCTATCATCACGGCGCAGTCTGTGGACGGCCTCACTCCGCGGAGGCTTGCCGCTGCTCGAGCAGCACCAGACGCCGGCCTTCCATCCTCACCAGCCTGTTGTCGAACAGCCGGAGGCCCGAGCTGTGGGAGTGATTCGTGGCCTTCGGCACGGGCTGCCAGTTCCGGCCCGGTCGCGGTCGTGGCGGCTCCAGACCTTGAAGCCGTTGCGGTCGATCAGCGCGATAGCCTCGCCGTCGCGGCAGGCCTTGATCTCGCCATAGAGCTGCCAGACGTGGGCGGGCATGAGGGGCTGAGAGGGGAATTCGGGCATCTGGGAAGGCCTCTCCGGGTTAGACAAAATCCCGAATTCTGCAATGAACGGGATTCGAGTTAGACGCGCTGGAAAGGGCCTAAGTGCTTGAAGTATCACCGATACAAGGTGCCTCTGACTCCGTTAGTCGTGGTTCGAATCCACGTCCCCCAGCCAGATCAAATCAATCACTTACATCGCAGATTGGCTCCCGGACCTCGGTTTCTAGACACTGCTCTGGACAACTTGGTGCGTGATGTTCGTGCGCCCGAGGCGCGTCACGAGGGCCGATTCCCCCAATCTCGACACCCGGTCTCCCGCCGTCCTCGCATGGAGCCGCGGGCTCGCCAGCCTGTCGCTTTGCGTGTCCGACCGCTCCCATATTCTGGACATGCTGTGCCGGTACAGCATGGAAGGGATCGTGCTGGCGAACGGGCGGGCGGTGATCTATTCGGACATCAACGATGCCATCGAGGTCTACCAGCGCCTGAACCAGTAGGCCGGCCGCGCCCAACCCGCCGTCCCGCTCTTCGAGCTTGAACCGGAATCCTCCCGCATGACGGTCGACGCCCGCAATCCGACAGGCCAGCCGCTCAATCCGGCTGAGCGCTCACGCTTGGTCTCGGAGTCGCTGCGCCAGATGGCGCGCGTGTCGCGCTACAACGACCCGCGCCAGCAGCTCCGCGAGGCACGGGCGCTGCGGCGCCGCGACTTCATCACGCCGATCCTGTTCGTGGCCCTGGTCGTGCTGCCCTGCCTCATCGGGCTCGCCGTGTTCGGGTTCTACCTGTCGGACCGCTATGTCACAGAAGTGAATTTCGCGATCCGCCCGGCATTCGGCGCTACCGAAGCGACCCACAACAAGGATGGGGGAGGCGCGGCCGGCAATCTCAATCAGATGATCGCCCAAGACACGCATCTTGCCTCCGAGTACATTACGAGCCGGCAGATGGTTGAGGCGATCGAGCGCCAGCTGCCCCTGCGCGAGATGTTCTCCCGCGATTCCATCGACTGGTTCTCGCGGTTCGATCCCGACCGGTCGATCGAGAAGCTGGTGCGCTACTGGCGCAGCCGCGTCGCGGTGAAGGTCGAAGGCACGTCCGGCATCATCTCGGTGACGGTGAACGCGTTCGACCCCCACGACTCGGTGGCGATCAGCAAGGCGATCCTCACCGAGAGCGAGCGGAGGATGAACGAGCTCACGGCCAAGGCGCGCCAGGATGCGCTCGCCGAGAGCGACCACGCGCTTCAGCGCGCAGAGGGCCGCCTCACCGAACTCCAGATTGTGGAGTGGGGCCTACGCAACCGCGCCGGCGTGCTCGACGCTCAGAAGACCAACGAAGCCAATGTCAAGATGATCGCCCAGGTGCGCGAGCAGCGCATCAACCTCGCGGTGAAGCTGGCGCTGCTGCAGCGCGACCTGAAGGACAACGCGCGCAGCATCCAGGACCTGAAGGCGCAGATCGCCCAGCTCGACGCCACCATCGCTGGCCTTGAGAGCGAGGCGACGACCCAGGATCCCAGCCAGCACAAGGTCCTCGCCGACGCGCTGACGCGCTTCGAGCAGCTCAACGTCGACCGCAAGAACGCTCAGACCTTCTACGGGCTCGTCATCGCCGCGCGGGAGCGGGCCCGGATGATCGCCGATCGCCAGATCGAGTTCTTCACGGTGGTGGTGGAGCCGAGCCTGCCGCAATCGCCGCAGCTCCCTCGGCGCGCTCTGTGGATTGGCGTCGTCGTGGCGGGCTCTGCCTTGGCTTTCGGCCTCTCGATCATGCTGCGGATGCACCTCGCCTGATGCTGTGTGCGGCGGCCACTCCTCGCCGCCGCCACCTCCGGCACCGCGGCGACTGGTCGGGCGTCCTGCTGCCTTGCTTCTATCCCGTCCATACGATCAACGGGCCTTGAGAAGGACCGTTGGTTCCAGTCTCGAATTGTCGCCAAGCCTCATCAGAAAGCCTTTGGCTTGGCATCGGGAATTCGAGACAGGTCAACGTCCCGCTGCGTCAGCAGCCTCAAGCCGTTGGCATCACTTCGCCACCGGCCTTTGCCGACCCTGATGGATGAAACCGGCTGACCGAGCGCTCCCTTCTGGGGCAGCCAACCCAGCCCTCATGCTGAGGTGGCCGGCTACGCCGGCCCTCGAAGCACGCCGGACCGCTCGTCCCAAGCTCCGGGTGGCTGGGATCACCGGTCCGGGGTGCTTCGAGGCTGCGCGATCTTCGATCGCCTGCACCTCAGCATGAGGAGCGGGGCGGCTTCCACGCAGGTCAGGTTCGATTTAGCTGTGCCATGAGGACCGGCAGGAGGCGCTCTCCCGAGAGCGGGGAGAGCGCCAGGATTACGGGCACACGCCCTTGAGGAGGCCGGCTGCGAGCGCGCCGACCGCGCCGAGGGCCGCCAGCGCGTTCACCGCGGTGGAGGGGGCGTTCAGGAATGCGGAGAGCGCAGGCTTGCCGGCGAGGCTGACGCCGATCGCCGCGCCCGAGAGCAGGCCGGTCACCACGCCCGGCGTCAGGAACTTCGTCATGGTCTCTCTCCGGTGTCTGCGCCGCAGAGCCCGGAGGCGCACGGGAAGTCAGGCCGTGAGCCCCGCGGCCCAGCGCGTCGGCCCCAGCCGAAGCTCGGCCAGCTGGAGAGCTGCTTCCGGACGGCGATCGCCGTCCGGACCCGCCCGCAGTCCAGCAGGGTGGCGAAGCCGATCCCGGCGAGTTCGTCGATCCGTGCCCGGACCTGCTCCTTCCGGCTCAGCCGCCATACAGGAAATCACGGGCGGGGCTGACGACTCGTCCCAGATCGACCAGGCGCTGTCGAGCGCCTCCGCAGCGGCGAAAATCCGGTGGAAGACGAAAACGATCGCCGAGACAACGGCTTGGAAGTACAGATCGGCAAGCCGTGAGGCCATCGATATCGCCTCGATCTGCAAGCGACGCAGTTGCGTAAGCAGATCAGTATCACAGTCTAACAATTAATGTCAGAGCGGCAGGTGCAATTACGGCAGGTGAGGCCAAAAATCTTGCTATTGCCGGACGATGAAGGGGGATATTGATCAGTCGGATGCCGAGGCGATGCGTCGAGATGGCAAACGACATCGAGCAATTGCGGCCGGAAGGTTGCACACACGCCAGAAACACAACATGGTCAAGCTCGGCCTGCTCTGCACATCGCTTCCTCGGTGCGGGGCTGCGGGCTGGGCGATGGGGGCTTCACGACAAATGCCCGGCCCGCACATCATCCAGCAACATCACCTGTTCATGATTGATCCGTTCCGCACCTGTCCCCCCAGCGAAGCGGGACCGCGGGTCGGTCGTGGACATCGCCCCCCATGTCAGGAGCGGCCGGCCCGCGTTGAGCTCTTGCAAGGGCGTGCTTCTGAGCTGGTGGCCGGCGAGCTTCGGCATCAAGGAGAAGATCGAGAGACGAAACGATTGCGCTTCCGCGCAGAAGCACTGCCCGGGATATCCGAAGAGCGAGCTCAGACCGACGCCGTGACGACTCGCAACGACAGCAACGGCCTCACGCTTCTCACAGAAGGGATTTCATCGAAAACGCCATTGCGGAAGAGTTCATAGTTGTTGCTCGCCATCATCGTGACGGTTTGAACATGGATGAAACTGGTTTGTAACGAGTGGAGCGGGTGATCCGTCGTAGCCCTTTGCGGAGCCGTAGGGCGAAAGACCGCTGCGGGGCGAACAGCGGAGCTTCAATCCAGACCAATGCCGTGGCGGCCTGCATCGAACGGTTGGCGAGTTTCTGTCCCCAGGCCGCCCTGAATCTGCGGGTTTCATCGATACCACCAGCCGCTTTTGTTGCATGGGTCTCCGGCTGCAGGTTCTCGCCGATATTGAGCTCAAGGTATGCCGGTCATATCGCGGCAATGCAGCAAAAGAACCTAAAATGTGATTGATAGCGTTCGGGCATCAGTCAGAGCTGCAAGCTAATCGTTGAGGCCTGGACCAATCCTCAACCCGTATGGCGGTCTGATGAGGCATCGAAGGAGCTTCCCCCACAATCAAGACGGGACTAACTCCGTCGAGTTCGCCTTGCTTGCACCCGTGCTGATTGTGCTTGGCTTCGGCATCATCGAGTTCGGCATCATGATCTACACCCTCAATGCCGCCGAGAGCGCCGCGCGCGATGTCACGCGCCGGCTCGCCACCAACCGCATCTCAGCCGCTCAGGCCTCTAGCGCCGTCATCCAGCAGCTTCCAAGCTGGGTCGCCGCAGGCACGACGGTCAACGTCACCCAGACCGCCCCCACGGACCCGAGCAGCAACCGCTTCACGACGGAAGTTGCCTTCTCCGCCAAGGTCGCGACCCCCACCACTCTTCTGAGCTGGGCCTATGGCGGCGTGGTCCTGCACGCCAAGGTCAGCATGCAGCAGGAGCCTGGCACATGAGACGCCTTCTGCGCGACCGATCTGGTCAGATCACGGTGCTTGCCAGCCTGCTCTTGCCCATCGGGCTCGGGATCGCAGCCCTGGCAATCGACCTCTCGACGTTACAGCTGGTCAAGCACAGGCTGAAGGTTGCGGCCGATGCAGCCTCGCTCGCGGCGGTCGCTGTCCTGCCGGACACGACCACAGCCCTCGACCGCGCTCTGTCGATCGCAGCCGACAACGCCGGAACCGGAGCTGGCACCGTTACGGCGGCCTCCGACGTTCGGTTCGGATCCTACAATTCCGCTGCCAAATCATTCACGCCCGGAGCGACCCCGGCCAATGCGGTGCAGGTGACCGCATCCCGCAATCAGGCGCATGGCAACCCTGTCGTGCTGGCTTTCGCCAAGGCGCTGGGGTGGTCGACCCCTGACATTTCCGTCAGCGCCGTGGCGGTCCGGTTCTCGCCGGCCTATTGCTTTCTCGTACTGGACCCATCGGCCTCGGATGCTCTGAGCGTGTCGGGGACGGGCCGGCTCTCCGTGCCGAACTGCGGCGTGCAGGTAAACTCCACCTCCGCCACGGCAGCCACGGTCGGCAACAACAGCACCGCGCAGGCACGCTCCTTCTGTATCGTCGGCGGCTATTCCGGGACGAGTTTCAGCCCGAAGCCGATCACCAAGTGCGCCGCGGCTCCAGACCCTCTGGCCGACATCCCGGAGCCGGCGCAGCCCACGGCCGGCTGCTACTACAATGGCCTCAACACGGGTTCCGGGATGACGTTGCCGTCCAACGTGACTTACTGCGGCAAGATCACTCTGAATGGAAACGGCGATTTCTATCTGCAGCCTGGGTTGTACTACTTCAAGAATGCCACGGTCGAATTGCTGCAGAACGCTTCGCTCGTGGGTTCGGGAGTGACGATCTTTCTGGATGCGAACTCGACCCTGAAGTTCGCGGCATCAGGTACGGTGAACCTCAAGGCGCCCAGTTCGGGACCTTACCGCGGGCTGTTGATTTTTCAGTCGCGCAGCGCGGCCGCAACGACGACGAGCGTGGTGCGAGGCAGTCCCGACATCCTCATGGATGGAACGATCTACCTGCCGACCTCGACCTTGAGCATGACGGGATCCGGGAGTATCAGTGATGTGGCCAAGAGCGGCTACGTCATCGCGGGGCGGGTAAGTTACAATGGTTCTGTGACCTTTAACTTCGACGCTTACTCGAATGTATTGCCCGTCGGATTCAAATATTCGTCCGGCCTGGTTGAGTGACCGGCCCTGCTGTGTGCGGGGCTGCAACCAGCCTGCTCAGCTCGGACCCGAGGGGGCAGGCGCATGACGATCGTGATGCCAACGGGCCTTGGCAAGGCCCGTTGGATCCGGGCTCAAATCTTCGTCAAATCTCTTCGAGAAGCCTCTGGCTTGACATCGACAATTCGGGCCGGACCGGCGGCCCGATGCCGCGCGAGCCGCATCTTTCATGGTCCTCAGAACCGAACGATGACTTGAGCCCGAATGGTGCGTGGCGCACCCGGCGTGATGTTGTTGTTGTTATCCGCCGTGTAGATGTAGCGCCGGTCGAACAGGTTCTCGATGTTGATCTGGGCACGCACCGACT
Encoded here:
- a CDS encoding transporter, with the protein product MTKNWLVAGAAALTMGMTATVSYAQTTTVPGEQVGLAVGAPLPEGVYAIDTFLYRMTPDTGPSALPVDVGVNIPVLVWSTPWQPLGGRIEAVVAPPTVFAFGKNGGPNGIRDLSINVGTFVGGIWAFDLGNNFGVSLLGGAYLNELNGDRGVLVNNAGAFVAAPVLPQLASNTYRFGIAGSYTGDGWNLTANLTANIYDSPAKFPGLNTPGFGNTRGPFIISDALNLDLTATKKFGKFEIGAIGYGTYNFDISARSVAAIINGGPGRGRFALGGLIGYDFGPFTAQVYAARDVVTSLPRGENTEVWGRVIVPLYTAAAAPAPAPAPIIRKY
- a CDS encoding capsule polysaccharide transporter: MTVDARNPTGQPLNPAERSRLVSESLRQMARVSRYNDPRQQLREARALRRRDFITPILFVALVVLPCLIGLAVFGFYLSDRYVTEVNFAIRPAFGATEATHNKDGGGAAGNLNQMIAQDTHLASEYITSRQMVEAIERQLPLREMFSRDSIDWFSRFDPDRSIEKLVRYWRSRVAVKVEGTSGIISVTVNAFDPHDSVAISKAILTESERRMNELTAKARQDALAESDHALQRAEGRLTELQIVEWGLRNRAGVLDAQKTNEANVKMIAQVREQRINLAVKLALLQRDLKDNARSIQDLKAQIAQLDATIAGLESEATTQDPSQHKVLADALTRFEQLNVDRKNAQTFYGLVIAARERARMIADRQIEFFTVVVEPSLPQSPQLPRRALWIGVVVAGSALAFGLSIMLRMHLA
- a CDS encoding TadE/TadG family type IV pilus assembly protein, which translates into the protein MLAPVLIVLGFGIIEFGIMIYTLNAAESAARDVTRRLATNRISAAQASSAVIQQLPSWVAAGTTVNVTQTAPTDPSSNRFTTEVAFSAKVATPTTLLSWAYGGVVLHAKVSMQQEPGT
- a CDS encoding pilus assembly protein TadG-related protein; the encoded protein is MRRLLRDRSGQITVLASLLLPIGLGIAALAIDLSTLQLVKHRLKVAADAASLAAVAVLPDTTTALDRALSIAADNAGTGAGTVTAASDVRFGSYNSAAKSFTPGATPANAVQVTASRNQAHGNPVVLAFAKALGWSTPDISVSAVAVRFSPAYCFLVLDPSASDALSVSGTGRLSVPNCGVQVNSTSATAATVGNNSTAQARSFCIVGGYSGTSFSPKPITKCAAAPDPLADIPEPAQPTAGCYYNGLNTGSGMTLPSNVTYCGKITLNGNGDFYLQPGLYYFKNATVELLQNASLVGSGVTIFLDANSTLKFAASGTVNLKAPSSGPYRGLLIFQSRSAAATTTSVVRGSPDILMDGTIYLPTSTLSMTGSGSISDVAKSGYVIAGRVSYNGSVTFNFDAYSNVLPVGFKYSSGLVE